In Lolium rigidum isolate FL_2022 chromosome 7, APGP_CSIRO_Lrig_0.1, whole genome shotgun sequence, the DNA window CATCTTCGATATATATTTTACCACTCCTATAAAACAATCAGCGTCCGGCTGTTCAAGGAATCCTCTACCAGTTAAGTCACACATGACATGACAGATTGACGTCAAGCCTCGGAAAGAAAGATCTGATTTGTCACGACACTCTTGGCTCTGTATCTCCTCTTGAAAACGTCCTCCCTGAAGAGTTTGGTTTCAGCCATCAGGTCCAGGGCAGGCTTCTGCTGGATGGTCTCCTTCTCGGTCTCCAGCAACCTCTTCCGCTTAGCGAGAGCTCGGATCGCGTCCTGCTTCtcttcctcctttttcttctgcttCTCCTGCTGCACTTCATCTCTCTCTGTGTCGTCAATCACATACTGTAAAGGTGACAAAGCATATGTTGTGTCAATAGTTCAGCACTACATCATCACATTGTTGTAGCCTACAGCCAATAAGGCCCGACAATGCTGATGCACAGAAGACGATTTAAATATTTTCCACTGAAGAGGGCGCTGTCAGATTTACCTCAAGATCACTGATCAGCGAATCAAGGGACTTGATTTTCCGGTGAGGCCAACGGGGTATCCCGTATTGCCGGCATTTCCTCTTCAGTATGCTGACTCCGATCTTCAGAGTCCTGGATGCTTCTCTGATTGGAAGATGGAAGTACTGTGCTATGTCAACAAGAGTAATGCTAGCTATGTGCTTCCGGTTGGCTCTCCGCTGCCTCTTAGCTGGTGCTGGAAGTCCTGCGTTCGTCATAAGGAGATTGGAAGTCAGCATACTGAAGCGGAAATGAAAAGAACAAGAAGGAAACGCAGCAGGCATGAAACTTCAGAGGGTAGAATTGTTGTAAAGTGATTAAAATTATTAAAGTTGCTAGCAGGCCATCTCAAAAAAAAGTTGCTAGCAGGTAAAGTACCGAACTGAGAAAAGACAGGCGACAAGCTCATGAAGAGCAACAGTAAGTCATTCCATCATGTCCATTTCATTTACAGTAATTCAGATGCCATGAGTCAATATAATAATAGATCAAATGTGATTCCAAATTTTGCATGACATCGACAATGGCCACAAAGAAACATTCTCGCAAACGAAAAAATTCATGTTTCAATAAACACAAATTTCTATCTCTTTTTTTGACTTCCTATTCAGTTACAAGAGatattttgagtaacttgaaagGAAGGTATCTGTGGTTTGAAGCTTCTGCAAACATGAAGGTAGGGTTTCAAAGTGATGCAAAATATAACTGCATAATCTATTGTGTTACAATATCCCACTGTAGTCTCTTCTACAtttatttttccaaaaaaatagtGACAAAAAGGCTCCAAATCAGTTGTGTATCCCATTTACATAAACTCAGTTTCTCTCAAGATAAATTAGTGCTCTGCATATGTATATGATAACATAGGTAAATTAGTTTTAAAAATACCATATACAAGAATCTAAATAGTGGATTGTATACCATGGCAGCAAGAACCATCTTTTTGAATGTATATATGTCCTGAATAAAAACCTCCTAGATAACTGCATCTTATTGGGTTATGATATCCCACTACAGTCTTTTTCACGCTATatatttcaaaaacaaatgaagaaaATGCTCCAAATCAGCTGTATGAAGTCTGAACTACATGTTCCCTCTTATGTAAGCGTATTTTCTTTTGAGGCAAATTAGTGCTCTAAATATGTATATAACaaaattgctaaaatgagtataaaaattgtttcaaaaatagGTTAAAAAACATACATATACAATAATCTAAATAGTAGATTGTATACAATTGATTTACTAAGCTAAGCAAGCACCATCTTATCAAATTTGCCTGTTCTGAATAACTGTTATGCTGATGGCCTATcaatctgtttttattttcttttttcactTTTTTCTCAACACATGGCCTACCCACATACTACTGATACTAATCAACTAGGAGATAGCCCATTGCCTTTTGTTTTTTTAGGAAAAGGAGCTAGGTAGCTAGCCAATTGCCATGTTAAGAGGATAGGATATTAGGATGCACTGGTCTTAAACAATAGATATATTCCTGACTTCCCAGTACCAGTCTAACTAATTCCCCCTGTGACTATGTAAAGACCTCCTCAATGTGCCTCTTTTAGCCCACACCTTAGACCCCTGGTTGAACATCCACCTCACACAAACAGTAAGGCTAAACCCCCCTCACACTTTAAATCTTATAGATTTCCAAATCAGAATTGAAGAGATGTGATCACCTTCACCAGATTGGGGATCCTCATCAGAATCAGACCCTGACTCATCAACCTCGTCAGAAGTTTTCTCCTTTGCATCCGAACTGGTCAGTTTCTCCTCAGAATCACATTGAATGAGGTCCGGGACCTTTTCAAAATTCTGAAACTGAAACACCTTCTGCAGGTCGTTGTACAGGGAAGCCGCACACACCAACCCCGGATTCCTGGTAGGATAAGACGAAAACAGAACCGAAGCTTTCAGCGCTGAATCGAAATCAGCCAGCGAGTTCTTGCGGGGAGAAGTTACTTGCGTGAATGTGTACCTGAATGGGGAGAGCACCGGAGGCGGCGTAGGTGGCGGCTTCACGTCGGCGACGGAATCGAAGGCCAGGATGCAGCGCCAGGCGCCCACCATCTGCCCCTCGCGGTAcgccggccggccgcgccacTGCGCCGGGAGTATCCGCGGCGGGGCGGCGGGGACCGGGACTTCGCGGCACCAGGTCGGGGAGAAGACGAACTCCCTCTCCACCCACCTCTCCCACCCGCCTTTCCCTCCCTTCCCGACGACCCTGTACCCGTGCACGCTCCTCACGGCACCTGCGTAGGcacaagcaagaacaagaaaccgTGCGTCACACACACACGTCCGTCGTGCGCCGTGGGAGAAGGGGGGAAATCGGGCAAGAGGCGCGACCGTGGTGGACCGTGCTGGCGAAGACGGCGAGCGCGGAGAGggtggagaaggcggcggcggcggcgtccatcTGTGGAGAGGAGAGGCGGGATTGATTAGGTGAAAGGGGAGAGGAGGGATCCGGCGGCGCGCACCGTCGAAAGAATGAAGCGGGCGGCGACAAAGGGGAAGGTTGTGGCGCCCGCGTGATGCTACGGTTCAAACAATTTTACTACCTGGATCGATTTTTGGAAGCTTGCATTGCAGCGCCTGCTGGAGACGAAAGAGTTTTCGTGCTGTAGATACGACGTTCTCCCAGCGAGGTGCACGGCCACAGCTCATAGAAGCCTTCCATTTCTGGGGCTGCGGTGACGTGGATTCCGGCTGCAATCGTCGGCTAGCAGCTAGGCCAGAGATACAACAAATTTTGTTTTGCTCAATTTGAGTGCAGAAACAGCAAGGTTCCCACGTTGATCATCCCAGAATCGGTTCACAAGGAACAAGATGTCTGTGTAAGGAAAGACTGAAAGATGGTCAGTGCCCttgtagtctacaacttgtagatcAAGAGAAAAGGCAATAACCTTGCCCAGCAGCGGCAACGCGAACCATCAGTAAACACAGGGAGCACCAGCAGCACCATTATTTCACAACAGGTTTGCGAACTGCGAAGAGAAGCTAAGCACAAAGTTCGAACACTGGAGGTACAACACATGCTTCAGCTACCATCTGCCGAGACACTACGCTAAGTTAACCGCGGATAGCTTTGGCCATCTCTGATGTCTATGTCACTACGCCGGCATCAGCTTCCTTCTGCCCAAGGAGTTCTCTACTAGATACACATGACACGAGATCTGATTGTTTAGCCTAATTAATTAAAGAGAAGCTATTCCTCCTCCGCTAGGTGTTTAGCTTTGTATCTCCTCTTGAAAACGAACTGCCTGAACTGCTTGGTTTCATTCATCAGGTCCAGCGTCGGCTTCTGGTGGATGGTCGCCATCTCAGTCTCCAACTGCCTCTTCCGCTTAGCCAGCGACCGCATCGCATCATCCTTCTCATCTTCCTTCTCCGTGTGCTCTTCCTGCTCCGCGCCATCCTTTTCTGTGTCGTTAAGCACATACTGTAAAAGTGACAAAGTATTAGTTGTGTTAGTCACACCAGGTCAGCGCTACGTCACACTGTTGCGGACTACAGCTAATCTATTCCCCCGGCAATAAAGTGAAGGAGGAACCGATGGTGCTGTCAGATTTACCTCAAGATCTTGAATTAGCGAATCAAGGGACTTGATTTTCCGGTGAGGCCAGCGAGGTATCCCATACTGCCGGCATTTCTTCTTTAGTATGCTTAGTCCGATCCGCAGAGTCCTAGATGCTTCTCTGATCGGAAGATGGAAGTATTGAGCTATATCACCTAGAGTAAGGCTAGCTATGTACTCCCGCTGTGCTCTTCTCTGCTTCTGAACTGGTGTTGGAAGTTCTGCATTGGTTAAATGGAGATTGGAATCAGCATAATGAAGAAAAAATGACAAGCAACAGAGAAGTGCAACAAATGTACGAATTAAGCCATGGAAGAACATTGAGCCGAGAAGTTCCATGAAGAGCAACACTAAGTCATTCCATTGTACGGAGTATCATTTTTTTAATTACAGTTAATAAGATGCCATGAGTCCATTTATAGACCAATTCTTCATAAAATCAACAATTGCCAAAAATAAGTAGCCTCGCAAACTAGAAGGTACATTTTTAACAcgattttttttatagaaaacaCAAAGCTTGTCTCTCGATGCAtttatagaaaaaaaaattgtacATGCCTCCGAGAAGGCGATTACAACCCACAGTCTGAAGGGAGATGGTGTGGAAACAGGGTACTAAACACACTTGCCAGCCATTTACCAAAGAAGAGCCTCGGGCATTATCTACTCAATCAGGTTAGACTTAATGCAAACCTTAACTGTCACTATTTAAAATTCCTATTCAGTAAATACAACTACAAGGATATTTAGACTAAGGTGCAAGGAAGGTATCTGTGGTTTGAGACTTTCTGCAAACAATATATGGTTTCAAAGCTGACATAAAACCTTACGGGGTTTGAAATTTTCAAGTCAACCATATATTGTAGCACTTTTTCCATGTTCGTTGTCGGACGGGAGAGATCAGGCTAATCTGTCAGGTACTGTGTTATGATATCCCACTCTAGTCTTTATTTCACACTACTTTTCAAACACTAATGAAGGTAATGGTCCAAATGAGTTTTATACTTTTTAGGGAAAAAGTTCCGATTAATTGTGAAAAGTTTAAACTAGATGTGACCACATGAATATGCGTATGACAACATAAGTAAAATTAGTGTATAGAAACATACCAAGTAACTTGGCTGGTAAATTGCATACCATGGGTTGAAACATACATTAGGATGCTATAGGTGAAGGTAACCCTTTCCGTGCCTCTTG includes these proteins:
- the LOC124671483 gene encoding protein RKD5-like codes for the protein MDAAAAAFSTLSALAVFASTVHHGAVRSVHGYRVVGKGGKGGWERWVEREFVFSPTWCREVPVPAAPPRILPAQWRGRPAYREGQMVGAWRCILAFDSVADVKPPPTPPPVLSPFRNPGLVCAASLYNDLQKVFQFQNFEKVPDLIQCDSEEKLTSSDAKEKTSDEVDESGSDSDEDPQSGEGLPAPAKRQRRANRKHIASITLVDIAQYFHLPIREASRTLKIGVSILKRKCRQYGIPRWPHRKIKSLDSLISDLEYVIDDTERDEVQQEKQKKKEEEKQDAIRALAKRKRLLETEKETIQQKPALDLMAETKLFREDVFKRRYRAKSVVTNQIFLSEA